In Apis cerana isolate GH-2021 linkage group LG5, AcerK_1.0, whole genome shotgun sequence, a single genomic region encodes these proteins:
- the LOC107996569 gene encoding papilin isoform X7, whose amino-acid sequence MPRGERFFYRHKLMVIDGTPCEVEKNDVCVGGKCMPVGCDMMLGSEVKEDACRECGGDGSNCNTVSGLFDTDDLQAGYIDIILIPKGATNVVIREIEPSNNYLAIRNTSGHYYLNGNWRIDFPRSLKFAGTIFHYSRDPQGFSAPDTITALGPTNEPIYVVLLYQDHNVGVQYEYSVPKRVSQQTDADSYTWITDEFSSCSATCGGGYQSRRVACVRRRDNQPVDESLCDPQLEPADTEACNVDPCPPVWVEGEWGPCNKHCGKGGEQSREIKCEQVISGGIPTLVDDSQCLEKVGPKGPTNQECNKDVPCPQFHVGPWKPCDHLCGPGKQTRRVTCYTKVDGKIQVLEDQACEGDVPEREKPCELRPCAGLDWVTSDWSGCDDKCGLSQETRTTYCATQDGTVYPDEKCNVEKPELVRDCESKKECEVLWFASQWSDCSAKCGSGVQTRKVFCGTFEGETVTKVPDEKCDPAKRFNETKNCTAEEECKGEWFAGPWSKCSKPCGGGTMDRKVICMKANMTVPLNKCGTNMIIFSMENCNNQPCESDEVIPMQPDKIKDLTEEDDECEVYEDEDFVTVSSSLALSDKSSKMSDLTEATPLSSPSTDDSTGNDMDDLMLNDDGATRGDISPREMENGEGSGTDFTDTFFYTYTSEFESTFEGSGTSEITEENELFTTESGITETDVTEETVEGSTMDSTDESSVESMTQETLASGETDITTESGATEATTVSSESEATEATSMTESMETEGTGSSESTESGPTTFSSETESTVTEQEMTEESVSTDIKPDDTDKTTETSVTEETTESGSTEPTMSTESGITEESTESGITTESGVTTESGTTTESGATTESGATTESEATIESGATTEFGATTESGATTESMPTEITESTESGATTESEGTTESGATTESEATTESASTEATESTESGPTETTVSGETTESGQTTESGATTTEGTTISGETTESSETTESGTTESGETTVSGVTESTVSGLTPVTDEEETEVTEKTHVTEFWTTLAPEEVTRKHRVCKVPKKKKTCKTMPFGCCYDGITAALGPFGKGCPTAQTCNETKHGCCPDGVSPATGPENKGCPESLCDETLFGCCPDGVTIAEGNDFEGCKKPCNETEFGCCPDNETPASGENNMGCCNGTKFGCCPDGIKPASGPEGEGCEEEITSITPLTEEYETTTAGPVQEDCSNSTYGCCPDGISIATGANFEGCGIINAENCTISYFGCCPDGVSPALGPNNYGCHMPCENSTYGCCEDGVTPAHGPNREGCCLSTQYKCCPDNILPARGPDFYGCGCQYTRFGCCPDNSTAARGPNNEGCGCKYTPHGCCPNRFTPATGPNYDGCPCYTYQFGCCSDGVTIAKGPHGQGCGCENTEFKCCSDGRTPAKGPNFAGCTCDASKYGCCPDGVEEAQGENFEGCLSVPSTPGAACALERDRGPCRDFTVKWYFDTEYGGCSRFWYGGCEGNDNRFKTQEECKEVCVQPKGKDACFLPKISGPCEGYFPTWYYDSGRKQCGQFVYGGCLGNANKFKTREECEELCVTPDDLDPCDQTKESGPCEGNFTRWYFNAESQACEQFLYGGCKGNDNNFPTEIACHQQCLQPGRRRVKLTDVCRLEKDPGPCPGSVLRWYYDAGRQTCSQFVYGGCKGNANRFRTRAACEQRCPVKDSCLLPRAEGNCGEKQSRWYFDQSENRCMPFYYTGCGGNKNNFESRDACESDCPAKVEQDTCLLPALLGECHNYTQRWYYDSYEQQCRQFYYGGCGGNENNFVTEQDCINRCQTTITTPAPVREIEFKPEFCFLPDSHGPCSDEQIKWFYDSREGICKQFRYGGCQSNGNNFNSREECEYRCGDVQDACSLPKVVGPCSGFVKQYYYDYRADSCYEFEYSGCQGNKNRFQDKESCEKRCQKQVVQTETTPNITVTFAPLLETVSKSPICYTPVDPGSCNSDITAFYYDSHNHMCQAFLYGGCEGNANRFQTEEQCERLCGKFHGQDTCNLPPDSGECRGYFQKYYYDSVNRICREFSYGGCEGNANRFSSMTECESVCIHHEEPVLPGNDTSLSSLSSCKEPVDVGSCTSGATKRFYFDVEEQTCRAFIYTGCGGNRNRFKTFESCISTCLSTTNEIDVDSGKDTKDPCTEAREECQTIRCPYGKEAFVDSQDCERCRCVDPCRTQICPDNTKCAITLVATKDGTEYKGVCRSVMKPGRCPSVSNSTRCEQECLTDADCSGDMKCCNNGCGASCLEPAAEEVISTSPRPFVTPPVVGAEPASIKQPEEPKVSAQEGSYVTLKCITLGNPKPMITWRKSTTLIAPSEARRRILSDGSLQIINLDRYDGGTYVCTADNGLGPPVRAEYQLTVTEPKELAAAILGEPDARVTVAINSPISLHCYAWGWPRPFVTWWRGERMLPLASETYEQDSEYTLLIRTVTIQTLGVYTCQAFNAIGRAASWSITLQAIGPVYNIKPEFEQYMKYLIDAPKKAEKPKYPYRPDRTQTPDYRQIYGASNTTRQSQISTVSPIGWTTPEYGLRFRVPVTANITIGQNQFPEGSDVNIACHVDGYPIPRVSWYKDNEIIHPNNRIQITEVNRLVISDANREDSGRYRCEASNDYSSASAMVDIQVAGIFIHPNCQDNSFFAKCDLIVKAKYCTHKYYAKFCCRSCTEAGQLPSRGPHLNNSKRRRRYILKSLI is encoded by the exons ATGCCACGAGGCGAGCGTTTCTTCTACAGACACAAGCTGATGGTGATAGACGGGACGCCATGCGAGGTGGAGAAGAACGACGTCTGCGTCGGAGGCAAATGCATG CCTGTTGGATGTGACATGATGCTTGGAAGCGAGGTGAAGGAGGATGCTTGCAGGGAATGTGGAGGAGATGGGTCTAATTGTAATACCGTTTCCGGTTTGTTCGACACGGATGATCTTCAAGCGG GATACATCGATATCATACTGATTCCCAAGGGAGCAACGAACGTTGTGATAAGGGAGATCGAACCCTCGAACAATTATTTAG CTATTAGAAACACTTCGGGCCATTATTATCTAAATGGAAACTGGAGGATAGATTTCCCGCGAAGCTTGAAATTCGCCGGGACTATATTCCATTATTCGAGAGATCCGCAAGGTTTCTCAGCACCCGATACCATTACCGCCTTGGGACCGACGAATGAGCCAATTTACGTGGTG CTCCTTTATCAAGACCACAACGTTGGGGTTCAGTACGAGTATAGCGTGCCGAAGAGGGTTTCCCAGCAAACAGACGCGGATAGCTACACGTGGATAACCGACGAATTTTCCAGCTGTAGCGCGACTTGTGGTGGAG GTTATCAATCGAGACGCGTGGCCTGCGTACGAAGAAGGGATAACCAACCGGTGGATGAGAGCCTTTGCGATCCACAGTTGGAACCAGCTGACACAGAGGCATGTAACGTGGACCCGTGTCCACCTGTGTGGGTGGAGGGCGAGTGGGGCCCTTGCAACAAGCACTGCGGCAAAGGAGGTGAGCAGAGCAGAGAGATCAAATGCGAGCAGGTCATCTCCGGTGGAATTCCCACATTGGTGGACGATAGTCAGTGTCTGGAGAAGGTAGGACCAAAAGGTCCGACCAACCAGGAATGTAATAAGGATGTACCGTGCCCGCAATTCCACGTGGGACCCTGGAAACCG TGTGATCATTTGTGCGGACCGGGCAAGCAAACCAGAAGAGTGACGTGTTACACGAAGGTGGACGGGAAGATTCAAGTGTTGGAGGATCAGGCATGTGAGGGAGACGTTCCAGAGCGTGAGAAACCTTGCGAATTGAGACCTTGCGCCGGCCTCGACTGGGTCACGTCGGATTGGAGTGGA TGCGACGACAAATGTGGACTTAGCCAAGAAACCAGGACCACATACTGTGCCACTCAAGATGGAACCGTTTATCCGGATGAAAAATGCAACGTCGAAAAGCCTGAATTGGTGCGAGATTGCGAGAGTAAAAAGGAGTGCGAAGTTCTCTGGTTCGCTTCTCAATGGAGCGAc TGTTCAGCGAAATGTGGGTCAGGTGTGCAGACACGCAAGGTGTTCTGTGGTACGTTCGAAGGTGAAACGGTGACGAAAGTGCCAGACGAAAAATGCGACCCGGCCAAGAGAttcaacgaaacgaaaaattgtacaGCCGAGGAGGAGTGCAAAGGAGAATGGTTTGCTGGACCATGGAGCAAG TGTTCGAAACCATGCGGCGGTGGCACGATGGACCGCAAGGTGATTTGCATGAAGGCCAACATGACGGTCCCGCTAAACAAATGTGGCACCAACATGATCATATTCTCCATGGAAAATTGCAACAATCAACCATGCGAATCAG ATGAAGTAATACCAATGCAACCAGATAAGATCAAAGATCTTACCGAGGAGGATGATGAATGTGAAGTGTATGAGGATGAAGACTTTGTGACTGTCTCATCTAGTCTTGCACTTAGC GATAAATCCAGCAAAATGTCAGACCTTACCGAGGCAACTCCCCTAAGTTCACCAAGCACAGACGATTCTACTGGAAACGACATGGACGATTTAATGCTCAACGATGATGGTGCCACTCGAGGCGACATATCTCCTagagaaatggaaaatggTGAAGGAAGCGGAACAGATTTCACCGATACGTTCTTCTACACTTATACATCGGAATTTGAATCAACATTCGAAGGAAGTGGAACCAGTGAAATCACAGAAGAAAACGAATTGTTTACGACAGAATCTGGAATCACGGAAACTGATGTTACCGAGGAAACTGTCGAGGGATCCACTATGGATTCCACCGATGAATCATCTGTGGAATCAATGACGCAAGAAACTCTGGCATCTGGAG aAACAGATATAACAACCGAATCAGGCGCAACCGAAGCAACGACAGTTTCTTCTGAGAGCGAAGCAACTGAAGCTACATCGATGACAGAATCTATGGAGACTGAAGGTACTGGGTCGTCAGAATCCACTGAATCAGGTCCAACAACCTTTTCATCGGAAACCGAAAGCACAGTTACGGAACAAGAGATGACTGAAGAATCTGTATCAACAGATATAAAACCTGATGACACAGATAAAACTACAGAAACAAGCGTCACCGAGGAAACTACTGAATCAGGATCTACAGAACCAACAATGTCGACAGAATCAGGAATAACAGAAGAAAGTACAGAATCTGGAATTACAACAGAATCTGGAGTCACAACAGAATCTGGAACCACAACAGAATCTGGAGCCACAACAGAATCTGGAGCCACAACAGAATCTGAAGCCACAATAGAATCTGGAGCCACAACAGAATTTGGAGCCACAACAGAATCTGGAGCCACAACAGAATCTATGCCAACTGAAATTACAGAGTCAACAGAATCTGGAGCTACAACAGAATCTGAAGGTACAACGGAATCTGGAGCCACAACAGAATCTGAAGCAACAACTGAATCAGCATCAACGGAAGCTACTGAATCAACGGAATCTGGCCCGACGGAAACTACTGTATCTGGTGAAACTACTGAATCTGGTCAAACTACAGAATCTGGTGCAACAACAACAGAAGGAACGACGATTTCCGGTGAGACTACCGAATCGAGTGAAACTACAGAGTCTGGTACAACTGAGAGCGGTGAAACAACTGTCTCTGGAGTGACAGAGTCAACCGTTTCCGGATTGACACCGGTTACTGATGAAGAAGAGACCGAAGTTACTGAGAAAACACACGTAACTGAATTCTGGACAACACTCGCTCCAGAAGAGGTCACACGCAAACATCGCGTCTGCAAGGTGCCCAAGAAGAAAAAGACCTGCAAAACCATGCCGTTTGGTTGTTGTTATGATGGAATCACTGCAGCGCTAGGACCATTTGGTAAAGGATGTCCCACGGCTCAGACTTGCAATGAGACCAAACACGGTTGCTGTCCTGATGGAGTATCACCAGCTACTGGTCCAGAGAACAAAGGCTGTCCCGAATCTCTCTGCGATGAAACATTATTCGGTTGTTGTCCAGATGGAGTTACCATTGCTGAAGGCAATGATTTCGAAGGATGCAAGAAACCTTGCAACGAGACAGAATTTGGATGTTGTCCGGATAACGAGACACCGGCTAGTGGAGAAAATAACATGGGATGTTGCAATGGCACTAAATTCGGTTGTTGCCCCGATGGAATCAAGCCTGCTTCTGGACCGGAGGGTGAAGGTTGCGAGGAGGAGATCACTTCTATCACTCCACTTACTGAAGAATATGAAACGACCACTGCAGGACCTGTGCAGGAAGATTGTTCGAATTCCACCTATGGATGTTGTCCGGATGGTATTTCCATTGCAACTGGCGCCAATTTTGAGGGATGTGGTATTATCAATGCAGAGAATTGTACTATATCGTACTTTGGATGTTGTCCCGATGGAGTATCACCAG CTCTTGGGCCCAATAATTATGGATGCCATATGCCCTGTGAGAATAGCACTTATGGTTGCTGCGAAGATGGTGTTACTCCTGCACATGGTCCCAACAGAGAGGGTTGTTGTCTATCGACACAATACAAATGTTGTCCGGATAATATACTTCCTGCTCGTGGTCCCGATTTCTACGGCTGTGGATGTCAATACACGAGATTCGGATGTTGTCCCGATAATAGTACCGCTGCTCGTGGACCGAATAACGAGGGTTGCGGATGCAAATACACGCCTCATGGTTGCTGTCCAAATCGTTTTACACCGGCCACAGGACCGAATTACGATGGTTGTCCGTGTTATACGTATCAGTTTGGTTGTTGTTCCGATGGTGTCACCATTGCAAAAGGACCACATGGACaag GCTGCGGTTGCGAGAACACGGAATTCAAATGCTGCTCAGACGGAAGAACACCAGCAAAAGGCCCGAACTTTGCCGGATGCACTTGCGATGCCTCGAAATACGGATGTTGTCCTGATGGTGTGGAAGAAGCTCAAGGAGAGAATTTCGAGGGATGTCTCTCAGTTCCATCCACTCCAGGAGCGGCTTGCGCGTTGGAAAGAGATAGAGGACCATGTCGAGATTTCACTGTTAAATGGTACTTTGACACAGAATATGGTGGATGTTCAAGATTTTGGTATGGAGGCTGCGAAGGTAACGACAATCGATTCAAGACTCAGGAAGAATGTAAGGAAGTGTGCGTGCAACCTAAAGGAAAAG ATGCCTGTTTCTTACCAAAGATCTCTGGACCCTGTGAAGGCTATTTCCCTACATGGTATTACGATTCAGGTAGAAAGCAGTGTGGTCAGTTTGTCTATGGTGGATGTCTTGGTAatgcgaataaatttaaaaccagAGAAGAATGCGAGGAGCTTTGTGTCACTCCTGATGATCTGG atCCTTGCGACCAAACGAAAGAATCAGGTCCCTGTGAGGGCAACTTTACTAGGTGGTACTTCAATGCAGAATCACAAGCTTGCGAGCAATTCCTGTATGGTGGATGCAAAGGAAATGATAATAACTTCCCAACGGAAATCGCTTGTCACCAACAATGCCTGCAACCAGGAAGGAGACGAG TAAAACTGACAGACGTGTGCCGCTTGGAGAAAGATCCCGGCCCTTGTCCGGGCTCTGTGTTACGCTGGTATTATGACGCCGGGCGTCAGACGTGTAGCCAATTTGTTTACGGCGGTTGTAAAGGCAATGCGAATAGATTCCGTACGCGTGCTGCCTGTGAGCAGCGCTGCCCTGTAAAAG ATAGTTGCTTGCTGCCGCGAGCTGAAGGTAACTGTGGTGAGAAGCAATCTCGATGGTACTTTGATCAGTCGGAGAATCGGTGCATGCCATTCTATTATACTGGTTGCGgtgggaataaaaataatttcgaatctaGGGACGCATGCGAATCTGATTGCCCGGCTAAAGTTG aGCAAGATACCTGTCTCTTGCCCGCACTTTTGGGAGAATGCCACAACTATACTCAACGATGGTACTACGATTCATACGAACAGCAATGTAGACAATTCTATTATGGTGGTTGCGGTGGAAACGAAAATAACTTTGTCACCGAACAAGATTGCATTAACAGATGTCAGACTACGATTACTACCCCTGCGCCAGTAAgagaaatcgaatttaaaccag aattctGTTTCCTTCCGGATTCTCATGGTCCATGTTCTGATGAACAAATCAAATGGTTTTATGACAGTAGAGAAGGTATTTGCAAGCAGTTCAGATATGGGGGCTGTCAAAGCAATGGAAATAACTTCAATAGTCGCGAAGAATGTGAATATCGATGTGGAGACGTTCAAG atgcTTGCAGTCTGCCCAAAGTTGTTGGTCCCTGTAGCGGTTTTGTCAAACAATACTATTATGATTATCGAGCAGATTCCTGTTACGAATTCGAATACAGTGGTTGTCAGGGTAACAAGAACCGCTTCCAAGATAAGGAATCCTGCGAAAAAAGATGTCAGAAACAAGTTGTTCAAACAGAAACAACGCCAAACATTACTGTCACATTTGCTCCATTACTTGAAACTGTTTCGAAGAGCCCGATTTGTTATACTCCTGTTGATCCTGGTTCTTGCAATAGTGATATCACAGCTTTTTATTACGATTCACACAATCATATGTGTCAAGCATTTCTCTATGGCGGTTGTGAAGGAAACGCGAATAGGTTCCAAACAGAAGAACAATGTGAACGTCTTTGTGGAAAGTTTCATGGACAAG atacatGTAACTTACCACCGGATTCTGGTGAATGCCGAGGTTACTTCCAAAAATACTACTATGATTCGGTCAATCGCATATGTCGCGAATTTTCATACGGTGGATGTGAAGGTAATGCGAACAGGTTTAGCTCAATGACTGAGTGTGAATCTGTTTGCATTCATCATGAGGAACCCGTGCTTCCTGGAAACGACACCAGCCTTTCAAGCTTGT CAAGTTGTAAAGAACCAGTTGACGTTGGGTCTTGCACTTCTGGTGCTACCAAACGATTCTATTTCGACGTTGAAGAACAAACCTGTCGAGCGTTCATTTACACTGGATGCGGTGGAAATCGTAACAGATTCAAGACCTTCGAGTCTTGTATTAGTACTTGCCTTAGCA ctaCCAACGAGATCGACGTAGATTCTGGAAAGGATACAAAGGATCCTTGCACCGAAGCACGCGAAGAATGTCAGACTATCCGTTGCCCATATGGCAAAGAGGCGTTCGTGGACTCTCAGGATTGCGAACGATGTCGTTGCGTTGATCCTTGTAGAACACAAATTTGTCCCGATAACACAAAATGTGCTATTACCTTAGTTGCTACCAAAGATGGTACAGAATACAAAGGAGTATGTAGATCAG TCATGAAACCAGGCCGTTGTCCAAGTGTATCGAATAGTACTAGATGCGAACAAGAGTGTCTCACAGATGCAGATTGTTCTGGAGATATGAAATGCTGTAATAATGGCTGTGGTGCTTCTTGTCTCGAACCAGCCGCCGAAGAAGTTATATCGACTTCTCCAAGACCGTTCGTTACTCCACCTGTAGTTGGTGCTGAACCAGCTTCCATCAAGCAACCAGAGGAGCCGAAAGTCAGTGCTCAGGAAGGTAGTTACGTAACATTGAAGTGCATTACTTTAGGAAATCCAAAACCAATGATCACATGGAGAAAAAGCACGACGTTG ATTGCACCTTCAGAAGCCAGACGTCGCATATTATCCGATGGCTctcttcaaattattaatttagatcgATACGATGGTGGAACTTATGTCTGCACAGCTGACAATGGTTTAGGCCCACCGGTAAGAGCAGAATACCAATTGACTGTCACAG AACCGAAAGAACTAGCTGCGGCCATCCTAGGAGAGCCTGATGCACGTGTGACAGTTGCCATAAACTCTCCCATATCTCTGCACTGCTACGCATGGGGTTGGCCCAGACCTTTCGTCACTTGGTGGCGAGGCGAACGCATGTTGCCACTCGCTTCGGAGACTTACGAACAGGATTCTGAATACACACTTCTGATTAGAACAGTCACTATACAGACTCTAGGTGTTTATACCTGTCAAGCATTCAACGCAATTGGTAGAGCTGCATCTTGGTCGATCACATTGCAAGCTATCGGTCCCGTATACAATATCAAGCCCGAGTTCGaacaatatatgaaatacCTGATTGATGCTCCTAAAAAAGCTGAGAAACCTAAATATCCTTATAGACCCGATAGAACCCAAACTCCTGACTATCGACAGATTTATGGAGCTAGTAATACGACTAGACAGAGTCAAATTTCTACGGTTAGTCCTATTGGATGGACTACTCCGGAGTATGGTTTGAGGTTTAGAG TGCCTGTCACAGCCAATATAACGATAGGACAAAATCAATTCCCAGAGGGTAGTGATGTTAATATCGCTTGCCATGTCGATGGTTATCCGATTCCTCGAGTATCTTGGTATAaggataatgaaataattcatccGAATAACCGAATTCAAATTACTG aaGTGAACAGACTCGTAATCAGTGATGCGAATCGGGAAGATTCAGGAAGATATCGTTGCGAAGCGAGTAATGATTATTCCTCTGCTTCTGCTATGGTGGATATACAAGTTGctg GAATCTTCATTCACCCGAATTGCCAAGATAATTCGTTCTTCGCTAAATGCGATCTGATCGTTAAAGCAAAGTATTGCACACACAAATATTATGCGAAGTTCTGCTGTCGATCCTGTACCGAGGCTGGTCAACTTCCTTCCAGAGGTCCTCacttaaataattcgaaaagaagGCGAAGATACATTCTGAAGAGCCTCATCTAA